The Acidobacteriota bacterium nucleotide sequence ACCAGGCGAGAATGCCGACCCCGAAGGCCCAGCAGCCGATGACCCAGGAGAGTGGCCGATAGCGAAACTCGACGGTATGCTCGCCGGCCGCTAGCCGAACACCCAGAAAAGCGCCGTTCACCCGCTCCGGCTCCAACCGACGACCGTCCACCGTGAGCCGCCAACCGGGAATCGCCGGCTGACTGGTGACCACCAGCAGGGGCTCTTCAGCGACCACCCGGGCGCCGAGCACGCCTTTTTCGACCTGTAGATCCGCGAGCCTTCCACGGCCGTTGGGGGTGACCACCGGAAGCTCCCGCTCCGGCGGTACGGCCACCACCGCCCGGGCCGCGAAATCTTCGAGGGAGACGGCCGCTTCCATCGCCACCCGCGGATTCGCCAGGCCCAGAACTTCGCGCGGCAGAAACATCCGCGGCAGGGCGCCGGGGTTCTCGTAAACCACCGCATCGCGCCCTTGATAAACCACCTCCACGCCGGCCCGGTGGTGCATCGACGGATGATCGAAGAGGTAGCGCACGCCGAGGAAGTCGAGGGCCGGGTGGTCGGGATCCAGGATCTTCACCCAATTTCCCCGCCGGGGCGTACCGAAGGCTCGCGAGAAAGCGGCGTAGGGGCCAAAGGTCATCGGGTCGTTGGCGCGCACCTCCTCGAAACCGAAAAAGCTGGCGGCCTGAGGCACCAGAGCGGCGTCGAGCCCGGCTACCCGCCAGACTGTACCTTCCAGTCTTTCGGCGACGCAGCGGGTCGCCAGGGTCTCCGGGAAAAACGCCGAAGCGTCCGCGACCGGCACCCAGCGAGCGAAGTGGGCGAGGCGAGGCACCAAAACGGTCGCCAACAGCAGAGCCAGGGCCACCCTGCGCAGACGACCTCGGGGGTTCCAGCACAGCACCGCGGCCAGGACGATCAGCGGCACCAGTTCCAAGGCCAGAGCGCCGCCGGACAGCAGCGCGCCGAGAAAGACGGCCAGGATCGCCGTGAAGACGGCCACCGCCGTCCGCCGGCCGTACCGACTCCTGACCCATCCCTCCACCCCGAGGGCCGCCAGCACCGTGCCGGCAAGGCACCAGCCGAGGGCGAGCCGCTTGAGCAGTGAATCCCGCAGCAGCGGAATCCAGCCGAGCGGCTCCGCCACCAGCGGCACCAGGGCGCCGGCGGCAAGGGACAGCAAGCCGACCCCAAGCAGAGCCCACACCACCCGTCGACGGCGATACCGCCAGACTCCGAAGAGCGCCAGCAGGACAGCCGACGCACCGAGGGACCCGCCCCCCACCTCGGCCAGGTTTTCGGGACCGTGCCAACTTCCGTCCCGCGGATCGCCCCAGGCCGCGAAGGCCACCGCCGGCGCCAGGCGATCCAGCGAATCGACCCACCGAACGCCGGTCTGGGCACGGCGCTCAGCCCGCGCCTCGGACCACTCGGCGGAGGCGCGAAGGTTCTCCACCACCGGCAGCAACACCGGCGCCGCCAGCAGGAAGGCGAGCAAACCGGCGGCGGCCACCCAGCGCAGCCGAGGGAGAACCCGCTGCCGCCAGCGGCCGAGCAGGAGGGCGAGAAGTCCGGCGAGGAGTACCCCATGGAGTAGCGTCTCCGGATGGCCGGCAAAGACCCCCAGGGCACCGCAAACGGCCAGCCGCGCCGCCGACCGTCGGACGGATTCGGTCGTGCGGCGGCGCAGCAGATCGAGGGCCGCCACGGCAATCCAGGGCGCCATGGCGGCGACCAGCGAATGGGGATGGAGCCGCCAGAGCTGGAGGAATCCGGAGCCGACATAGACCGCCGCCCCAACGAGCGCAGCCGGTTCCCGCGCCCCCAAGCGCCGCGCCAGCAGGAACAACCCCCAGCCGGCGATCAGCAGGCGCGCCGCCTGCGAGTAGGGCAGCGAGCGGAAGGGCGGCAGCCCACGCGAGGCGAGTTCAGTGGGAAAGAGCACCGCCGACTGACCGTTGCCCAACAGCGCCGCGCCGGCCCCCTGGGAGGAGTTGAACAACCAACTGTCCCGCGCCGCCCGGCTCCAGGGGAGCATCTGCGACAGCGGATCGAGCAGTAGCGGGTTCACTGCCGACGACGAAGCGGCGCTCGCCGCCACCAGTTCCGGGTCCGCCCAGGGCGGCACGCCAGCGAGTTGCGGCGTCGGCGCAAGGGTGCGGCCGGGAAGGAAGCCGGAGACGGTGAAGGCCAAGGGCAGGAGCGACAGGATTGCCACCGCCGACCAGGAGAGGCAGCGCCCTCGCAGCCACCGCCGCCCGAGGACGGCGAGTACCGCCGCCGTCGCGCCGTAGAGCAGCACGAGATGAACTAGCGCGGGGCCGGGCACTCGATTTCGGTCAGCAGGAGAAGATCAATCCCGCCAGCGAGGCGGCTTCTTGTGGTCCAGCACATGGGCAATGCCGCGTTTGCAATCGTCCGTCTCGCGCGCTTTGGCGTTGACCTCGGCGGCGTGGCGCAGGGCGTCGGACAGGCTGCGGCCGGGAAGGTCCAAGAGCAGCCGCTTGGTGCTGGCGATGGACTGGGAGCTGCCGTTGGTGAGGATCTCCGCGGCGAGATGCTCTCCGGCGTCCTGAAGGTCTTCCACCGCCACCACCCGATTGACCAGGCCGATCTCCAGCGCCTTCTCGGCGGTCATGAACTGCGGGTTCAACAGCACCTCGCGAATGTCCGCACCGCGCAGCCGGAGCGGCAAATAGGTCGCCACCAGCGCCGCCACGAAGCCGATGCGCACTTCACTGTAGAGGAACCGGGAATCTTCGGCGGCGACCACGAAGTCGTGGGCCGTCGCCAGTCCGCAACCGCCGGCGACGCAGGAGCCTTGCACCAGCGCGAGGGTCAGCGTCTCTTGCCGCAGCACCGACTCGAAAAGATCCATCAGCCGACCGGAATCGCGCCGGTTCTCCTCCGGCCCGGCATCTCGCAGGGAACGCAGGTGACCGAGGTCCGCACCGGCCGAGAAGTGTCTGCCCTCGGCGCGCAGCAGCACCGCGCGAACGCCCTCGCCGAGAAGGTCGCGGCGGTAGAGTTCGGTCAGCTCGTCGAGCATCTGAGGCGCCAGAGCGTTGGCCCGCTCGGCGTTGTCCAGGGACACCCACAGGAGATCGCCCCGCCGCTCGACCTTGATCATCTCGAAGGACACGAAGTCGCCCACGCTCAAGCCCGGCTCTCCGGCAGCTCCTTCAGCAGTTCCTCTGGTACGTCCACCTCCAGGCGCAGCAGCCCCTGGGCGTGGGTTTTGCCCTGGGCGTCGTTGATCAGGCTTTCCGTACCGCCGCCGCCAAGGGAGTCGTGCAGGATGAAGTTGAAGGCCTGTAGGTTGGGCACCTCGAAGCGCTTCACCGGACCACGGCAGACGTGGCGGAAGTGCTCCTTCACCCGCTCCGGCGTGACCTGCTGCCGCAGCACTTCCCACAGTTCCGGCGAGTAGGCGATCAAACCCACGTTCGACGCTTCGCCCTTGTCGCCGGATCGGGCGTGGGCCACGCGGCTCAAAAGTATTTTCATCGGGTAGATTCCTCGGATTCGGTCCGGTGGCTCCCGCGCAGAATGACGCCCAGGGCCGACGCAGCCAGGGCACCACCGGTCGCCAGCGCCGTCGCCGGATGGGTAAAGATCGGATGGTAGAGGGCCGGCAGGGCGGCGCGGAAGCCGAGGTCGAAGATCTCGCCGTGGCGGACGACCAGGCCTGCAAAGGCAAACCAGGCCAGGGCGAGGAGGAACAATCCGCCACCAATGCGCCGGCCGGAGGACCAGTCCCGTTCGACGCCCCGTCGCAGCCACAGGGTGTAGAGCAAGCCGAAGACGAGGCACCAGCCGGCGAAGGCCAGCCGGTTGGCGAGGGCACTCGCCAGCATCCCCACCAGGAATACCGGCAGCAAGCCGGCGGTGATCGGCAGGTACCAGTCGAAGAAAGCCTCGCGGGTGAGGTTCAGCCTCCGGGTGGCCTCCGCTGGCGCAGAGGCCGCTGGCGCCGTATCCGCCGTCACGCCTCCTCCACGGAGACCTCGATGTGGTCCTCCACCTCCTCGCGGGCCAGTAGCGCCGGCCAGTAAGCCACCACCGTCTGCGGCTTGGGACGACCGCCGGCAAAGCCCGTGACCCCGGGAGGACCGGCGGTCACCAGCGGCGCGATCTCCTTGCCGAAACGCTCGACCTTGGCGCGATCGGCGTCGCGCACGCCGAGGCGGAGCACCACTTCCGGCGGTTCCTTGGGCGCCTCGAACACCCCCGGCAGGCAGGCGCCGATGCCCAGAATCTCTTGCGAGCGGCACTCCTCCGGGAAGGTCACCCCGGCCCGCTCCAGGCGCTTCCACACCAGCTCCGCCGCCAGCTTCGCCTTGTCCACGGCGCGCGGGCCGGAGAGGGTGATCTGGCCGGAGCTCTTGTAGCCGGCGAGGTGCGAGGCGGAGATCTTCAAGAAGGGCGTGCGCGGCCGGCCAACAACGCCGGAGACCTCCACCCGATTCTCGCCGGCCTGAGCGAGCTGAATCGAGGTGAAGTCCGCCACCACATCCGGCGTGATGTATTCGTTCGGGTCGCCCATCTCGTAGAGGAGCTGTTCGGATACGGTGTCCACGGTCACCATGCCGCCGGTACCGGGATGCTTGGTCACCACGAAGGTGCCGTCCTCGCGCGCTTCGACCAGGGGATAGCCGACATTCCACAGGTCCGGCACTTCCCACCAGCGCGAGAAGTTGCCGCCGGTGCACTGTGGACCGCACTCCAGGATATGGCCGGCGATGGTACCGGCGGCCAGGCGGTCCCAGTCGTCCTCCGGCCAGCCGAATTCGTAGGCCAGCGGCGCCAACGCCAGGGCGGTGTCC carries:
- a CDS encoding acyclic terpene utilization AtuA family protein; the protein is MKTVRVGNGQGFWGDSIDAPVLLLRGGEIDYLGMDYLAEVTLSIMMRQKLRDPSLGYATDFIDFIRRVLPEVVDRNIRVLTNAGGLNPHACRRKIFEVAKELGVEGLKVGVIEGDDVLPRLPDLVAAGHPLENMDTGEPIGPVVDRMTSANAYLGARPVCEALAGGAHIVLCGRVTDTALALAPLAYEFGWPEDDWDRLAAGTIAGHILECGPQCTGGNFSRWWEVPDLWNVGYPLVEAREDGTFVVTKHPGTGGMVTVDTVSEQLLYEMGDPNEYITPDVVADFTSIQLAQAGENRVEVSGVVGRPRTPFLKISASHLAGYKSSGQITLSGPRAVDKAKLAAELVWKRLERAGVTFPEECRSQEILGIGACLPGVFEAPKEPPEVVLRLGVRDADRAKVERFGKEIAPLVTAGPPGVTGFAGGRPKPQTVVAYWPALLAREEVEDHIEVSVEEA
- a CDS encoding enoyl-CoA hydratase-related protein, whose amino-acid sequence is MGDFVSFEMIKVERRGDLLWVSLDNAERANALAPQMLDELTELYRRDLLGEGVRAVLLRAEGRHFSAGADLGHLRSLRDAGPEENRRDSGRLMDLFESVLRQETLTLALVQGSCVAGGCGLATAHDFVVAAEDSRFLYSEVRIGFVAALVATYLPLRLRGADIREVLLNPQFMTAEKALEIGLVNRVVAVEDLQDAGEHLAAEILTNGSSQSIASTKRLLLDLPGRSLSDALRHAAEVNAKARETDDCKRGIAHVLDHKKPPRWRD
- a CDS encoding YfhO family protein, whose amino-acid sequence is MPGPALVHLVLLYGATAAVLAVLGRRWLRGRCLSWSAVAILSLLPLAFTVSGFLPGRTLAPTPQLAGVPPWADPELVAASAASSSAVNPLLLDPLSQMLPWSRAARDSWLFNSSQGAGAALLGNGQSAVLFPTELASRGLPPFRSLPYSQAARLLIAGWGLFLLARRLGAREPAALVGAAVYVGSGFLQLWRLHPHSLVAAMAPWIAVAALDLLRRRTTESVRRSAARLAVCGALGVFAGHPETLLHGVLLAGLLALLLGRWRQRVLPRLRWVAAAGLLAFLLAAPVLLPVVENLRASAEWSEARAERRAQTGVRWVDSLDRLAPAVAFAAWGDPRDGSWHGPENLAEVGGGSLGASAVLLALFGVWRYRRRRVVWALLGVGLLSLAAGALVPLVAEPLGWIPLLRDSLLKRLALGWCLAGTVLAALGVEGWVRSRYGRRTAVAVFTAILAVFLGALLSGGALALELVPLIVLAAVLCWNPRGRLRRVALALLLATVLVPRLAHFARWVPVADASAFFPETLATRCVAERLEGTVWRVAGLDAALVPQAASFFGFEEVRANDPMTFGPYAAFSRAFGTPRRGNWVKILDPDHPALDFLGVRYLFDHPSMHHRAGVEVVYQGRDAVVYENPGALPRMFLPREVLGLANPRVAMEAAVSLEDFAARAVVAVPPERELPVVTPNGRGRLADLQVEKGVLGARVVAEEPLLVVTSQPAIPGWRLTVDGRRLEPERVNGAFLGVRLAAGEHTVEFRYRPLSWVIGCWAFGVGILAWFWFTLIGRHDHHRRSVSTA